A DNA window from Aythya fuligula isolate bAytFul2 chromosome 4, bAytFul2.pri, whole genome shotgun sequence contains the following coding sequences:
- the PTCD3 gene encoding pentatricopeptide repeat domain-containing protein 3, mitochondrial yields MRSGKSTIMCSSSSTAQKAAENIEDTQEEIVIPRRKTWDKLAVLQTLASTVNRDPTAAHYMFQDDPYLMPRNSANARLLSLSKESGRNAAKYIIKQFPQYFDKILAEPNVPCLMPVTLTPQLEGVNEEALRERINLRMMKASVDLFDQLLQAGTPVSLETTNSLLDLLCFYGDGKSVQEEQREEKEDLEESGVNASEQKTPKRPLQRGPRSSGSRWRENNDAERIFKIMPERNAHSYCTMIRGMAKHGASAKAYDMYTELLNERHKADVQTFNALIGAVPFLKDKSPERWELVKVFLNHMVQQEVQPNLLTFNAVLKTLRRCGGIGRSVAISVLKEMEALKIEPSLATYEHLLFIFYRAVDLGPSSIISEVLEDVEKRSFTAQDPDDANFFATAMQVCCDLKDIKLAYRLNKAMEKGDNWKFLDMSQLNSYWSKFFSLLCMMEQIDVVLKWYREMPPSLFYPSPKNIVDLLQALDAANHLEAIPSVWEDMKLLGFNRRQDLLEEILSLMSRDTHPEETQLAFAKCAEDIKNVHEQSWREQAPLAWTGSALGHVAVLFSRVGRTQDAWKVIERFQQANRIPTDRVMDEFLNCAKQTNSPDEAIKLVKLAVSLGLASAQRLKSRAEKEFELSESQRKALESIQPDSDSSDSDSDSDSDSN; encoded by the exons ATGAGGAGTGGAAAAAGTACCATAAt GTGCTCTTCCAGTAGTACAGCTCAGAAGGCTGCTGAAAACATAGAAG ATACTCAAGAAGAAATTGTGATTCCACGAAGGAAAACCTG GGATAAACTAGCAGTCCTCCAAACATTGGCTTCTACTGTGAATAGG GATCCTACTGCTGCTCATTATATGTTCCAGGATGACCCTTACCTGATGCCAAGAAATTCAGCTaatgct CGCCTGCTTTCATTGTCGAAGGAGTCGGgaagaaatgctgcaaaatacattattaagCAATTTCCTCAATATTTTGACAAGATTCTTGCAGAACCTAACGTACCA TGCTTGATGCCCGTGACTCTCACACCTCAGCTTGAAGGAGTGAACGAGGAAGCTCTAAGAGAGCGCATCAACCTCCGGATGATGAAAGCCTCCGTGGACCTGTTCGATCAGCTCCTGCAAGCAG GTACCCCTGTATCTCTGGAGACCACAAACAGCCTTCTAGATTTGTTATGCTTCTATGGAGATGGAAAATCTGTTCAGGAAGAACAACGTGAAGAGAAAGAGGATTTGGAAGAATCAGGG gtGAATGCTTCAGAGCAGAAAACTCCAAAGAGACCACTCCAAAGAGGTCCACGCTCATCTGGCTCTAGATGGAG GGAGAACAACGATGCTGAAAGGATATTTAAGATAATGCCAGAGAGGAATGCACACTCCTATTGCACTATGATCCGTGGGATGGCCAAG CATGGGGCTTCTGCTAAAGCTTACGACATGTACACAGAGTTGCTGAATGAAAGGCACAAGG CCGATGTGCAGACGTTCAATGCACTGATCGGAGCTGTCCCGTTTCTGAAGGACAAGTCCCCAGAAAGATGGGAATTAGTCAAG GTTTTCTTGAATCACATGGTGCAACAGGAAGTGCAGCCAAACTTGCTAACATTTAATGCTGTGCTGAAGACTCTGAGGCGGTGTGGTGGCATAGGCAGAAGTGTGGCTATATCAGTACTAAAGGAGATGGAAGCACTCAAAATTG agccTAGCCTTGCAACGTATGAAcatcttctctttattttttatagagCTG TTGATCTTGGCCCGTCCAGCATCATATCTGAGGTGCTGGAGGATGTTGAAAAGAGGAGTTTCACTGCCCAGGACCCTGATGATG ccAATTTTTTTGCCACTGCTATGCAAGTG TGCTGCGACCTTAAGGATATCAAGCTTGCTTATCGGTTAAATAAGGCAATGGAGAAGGGAGATAACTGGAAATTCTTGGACATGTCTCAGTTAAATTCCTACTG GTCAAAATTCTTTTCACTGTTGTGTATGATGGAACAAATTGATGTTGTGTTGAAATGGTACAGAGAAATGCCCCCTTCG CTCTTCTATCCAAGTCCTAAAAATATCGTGGACCTCCTTCAAGCGCTGGATGCAGCCAATCACTTGGAAGCAATTCCATCGGTCTGGGAAG ATATGAAACTGCTTGGGTTTAATAGGAGACAAGACCTGTTGGAAGAGATTTTGTCTTTGATGAGCAGAGATACGCATCCTGAAGAG ACTCAGCTGGCATTTGCCAAGTGTGCTGAAGACATCAAAAATGTCCACGAGCAATCCTGGAGGGAGCAGGCCCCGTTGGCGTGGACGGGCAGCGCGCTGGGCCACGTCGCCGTGTTGTTCTCCAGGGTTGGGAGGACACAGGACGCCTG gAAGGTGATAGAGCGTTTCCAGCAAGCCAACAGGATTCCCAC TGACCGGGTGATGGACGAGTTCTTGAACTGTGCTAAACAAACCAATTCCCCCGACGAGGCAATTAAGCTGGTGAAGCTGGCAGTGTCCCTCGGGCTGGCTTCAGCACAAAGGCTTAAAAGCAGAGCGGAGAAGGAATTTGAACTCTCTGAAAGCCAGAG GAAGGCCTTGGAGAGCATCCAGCCCGACAGCGACAGCAGCGATAGTGACAGTGACAGCGACAGTGACAGCAACTAG